Proteins from one Cryptomeria japonica chromosome 4, Sugi_1.0, whole genome shotgun sequence genomic window:
- the LOC131063535 gene encoding pentatricopeptide repeat-containing protein At4g39530, whose amino-acid sequence MDYARQLFDKMPERNIITWTAMIAAYARQKQSEEVFSLFDQMQGAGIQPDQHTFASVLMACANKAALERGRDIHREIVARGFKTDVFVGSALVDMYVKCGSLEEAREIFDSMPVLDAVAWGVMIGGYMQNGFFEEALGLYEQMQLVDTKANTFIFTRVLHSCAILKMLELGKKIHEDVTRGGFESDVFVGNSLVDMYCKCGSIEDARNVFDKMPERNVITYTSMISGFIQCGRMWEAVKLFEETPDSNVMSWTAMISGYLQNGFVDEALKLFQKMPERDVISWSAMIVGHAQNGRFHESLELFQKMHTSGVKANPETFAGVLPACTNLTALPMGMELHNLIVKLGLQSDLFVGNALLDMYVKLGIIEDAYKVFIEMSWQDVVSWNVMIAGYAHSGQFEKALKSFQHMQLNIIEPNSNTFASVLPACGNLASLLWGEEVHKHIIRTGFQSDVYVGSALVDMYAKCGRIDKARKMFDKMPNRDIVVWNVMLAGYALHGYGNDALQLFEHMECHGERPDDLTFLGILTACCHGGFVDDGRKYFDRMTRYYQIEPALKHYGCLVDLLGRAGHLNEARDLINKMPMKPDVAVWGSLLGACGIHINIEVGEYAAEHLLELDPTNGSHYVALSNMYAAAGRWDDVKRIRKMMKDRNVLRVPGSSWIEINNQVHAFLTGDK is encoded by the coding sequence ATGGATTACGCCCGCCAACTCTTTGACAAAATGCCCGAGCGCAACATCATAACATGGACTGCTATGATCGCAGCTTATGCAAGGCAGAAACAGTCCGAGGAGGTATTTTCTCTGTTTGATCAAATGCAGGGAGCAGGAATTCAACCTGATCAGCATACTTTTGCAAGCGTGCTTATGGCTTGTGCCAATAAAGCGGCATTAGAGCGCGGGAGAGACATCCATAGGGAGATAGTTGCAAGGGGTTTCAAGACTGATGTATTTGTAGGGAGTGCCCTGGTTGATATGTATGTGAAATGTGGTAGCTTAGAGGAAGCACGTGAGATTTTTGACAGTATGCCCGTGTTGGATGCAGTAGCATGGGGTGTCATGATTGGAGGTTATATGCAGAATGGGTTTTTTGAAGAAGCTCTGGGACTTTATGAACAAATGCAATTGGTAGACACCAAGGCTAACACATTTATCTTCACCAGAGTTCTACATTCCTGCGCCATCTTGAAGATGTTGGAACTGGGCAAGAAAATCCATGAAGATGTTACTAGAGGTGGATTTGAATCAGATGTCTTTGTAGGGAACTCGCTTGTTGACATGTATTGCAAATGTGGTAGCATCGAGGATGCACGCAATGTATTTGACAAAATGCCCGAGCGCAATGTTATTACCTACACTTCAATGATTTCAGGCTTTATACAGTGTGGACGGATGTGGGAGGCTGTTAAGCTCTTTGAGGAAACACCAGATTCTAATGTCATGTCATGGACTGCCATGATTTCAGGGTATTTACAGAATGGGTTTGTGGATGAAGCTCTGAAACTCTTTCAGAAAATGCCTGAAAGAGATGTTATTTCTTGGAGTGCAATGATTGTTGGACATGCACAGAATGGGCGTTTTCATGAGTCTCTCGAGTTGTTTCAGAAAATGCACACGTCTGGTGTGAAGGCAAATCCTGAAACTTTTGCTGGCGTTCTTCCAGCTTGTACCAATTTGACAGCTCTTCCTATGGGCATGGAGCTTCATAATCTCATAGTTAAGCTCGGTTTACAATCTGATTTGTTTGTAGGAAATGCTCTTCTAGATATGTATGTTAAATTAGGGATAATAGAAGACGCCTACAAAGTGTTTATTGAAATGTCATGGCAGGATGTTGTCTCATGGAATGTAATGATTGCAGGCTATGCACACAGCGGGCAATTTGAAAAGGCCTTAAAAAGTTTTCAACATATGCAATTAAACATTATAGAGCCGAACTCAAACACTTTTGCCAGTGTTCTTCCAGCTTGTGGAAATCTAGCATCGCTCCTCTGGGGTGAGGAGGTCCATAAGCATATAATTAGAACTGGATTTCAATCTGATGTATATGTTGGGAGTGCTCTTGTAGACATGTATGCCAAGTGTGGGAGAATAGACAAGGCCCGCAagatgtttgacaaaatgcctaatCGTGACATAGTTGTATGGAATGTGATGCTTGCAGGGTATGCCTTGCATGGGTATGGCAATGACGCCCTCCAGCTTTTTGAACATATGGAGTGCCATGGTGAGAGACCAGATGATCTCACCTTTCTTGGTATTCTGACTGCGTGCTGCCATGGAGGCTTTGTGGATgatggtaggaaatattttgacCGCATGACTCGGTATTACCAAATAGAGCCTGCATTGAAGCACTACGGGTGCTTGGTTGATCTCCTTGGACGTGCTGGGCACCTGAATGAGGCTCGAGATTTGATCAACAAAATGCCGATGAAACCTGACGTTGCTGTTTGGGGATCTCTGCTTGGTGCTTGTGGAATCCATATCAACATAGAGGTTGGAGAATATGCAGCAGAACATCTACTAGAGTTAGATCCTACAAATGGTTCACATTATGTGGCATTATCTAATATGTATGCAGCAGCTGGTAGGTGGGATGATGTGAAAAGGATAAGGAAAATGATGAAGGATAGAAATGTACTAAGAGTGCCAGGGTCTAGTTGGATAGAGATTAATAATCAGGTACATGCTTTCCTCACAGGAGATAAATGA